Proteins co-encoded in one Desulfitobacterium hafniense DCB-2 genomic window:
- a CDS encoding YaaR family protein, whose translation MPLRINGAQQPESLTRTNSSSQKGELDFNQIMSQTRKLQGQELQEFLTRLEKKGQQLAESFSLRDLSDFKDMVKSFLRSTFGQSRRVSEESFWDFQGRPKVLSRINDIDKALEELGQKVLDTQAKPLEILSQIDEIRGLIIDLFG comes from the coding sequence ATGCCACTACGAATTAACGGAGCTCAACAGCCCGAGTCCCTGACCCGCACCAATTCCTCATCCCAAAAGGGGGAGCTTGATTTCAATCAGATTATGAGTCAGACCCGGAAACTGCAGGGGCAGGAACTTCAGGAATTTTTGACCCGTTTGGAAAAGAAGGGCCAGCAGCTGGCTGAAAGTTTCTCACTGCGGGATTTGTCCGATTTCAAAGATATGGTCAAGTCCTTTTTACGCTCCACCTTCGGGCAAAGCCGTCGGGTCTCTGAAGAATCCTTCTGGGATTTTCAAGGACGGCCTAAGGTGCTCTCACGAATCAACGATATTGATAAAGCTCTTGAGGAGCTTGGGCAAAAAGTACTGGATACCCAGGCCAAGCCTTTAGAGATCCTCAGCCAAATCGATGAGATTCGCGGACTGATCATTGACCTATTTGGATGA
- a CDS encoding Uma2 family endonuclease has translation MEGEVKESSVVEQYTTKSFTYADYLTWPEDDPVELIEGIPYALSAPTRIHQEIAGEIFRQIANYLVDKPCKVYVAPFDVRLADAKAKADTITNVVQPDIAIICDKETLDDKGCLGSPDLIMEVVSPSSAAKDYIKKLNLYEKYDLREYWIIHPVDKIVMVYQLEQTGRFSRSTIYSFEETIPVGIFDDLTISLAKISQELTAEQYTL, from the coding sequence ATGGAGGGCGAAGTTAAAGAAAGCTCGGTAGTGGAGCAATACACAACCAAAAGTTTTACCTATGCTGATTATCTGACCTGGCCGGAGGATGACCCTGTGGAACTCATTGAGGGCATACCGTATGCCCTGAGTGCGCCAACGAGGATTCACCAAGAAATCGCCGGTGAGATTTTTCGCCAGATTGCCAATTATTTGGTAGACAAGCCCTGCAAGGTCTATGTAGCCCCCTTTGATGTAAGACTGGCCGATGCTAAAGCCAAAGCCGATACTATAACGAATGTGGTGCAACCGGATATAGCCATCATATGTGACAAGGAAACGCTGGACGATAAGGGATGTCTGGGCAGCCCCGACTTAATTATGGAAGTGGTCTCCCCTTCCAGCGCTGCCAAGGATTATATAAAAAAGCTCAACCTCTACGAAAAATACGACCTCCGGGAATACTGGATCATTCATCCTGTAGATAAGATAGTGATGGTTTATCAGCTGGAACAAACAGGGAGGTTTTCCAGATCCACGATTTATTCTTTTGAGGAAACCATTCCTGTGGGGATTTTCGACGATCTGACGATTTCTTTGGCCAAGATAAGCCAGGAGCTGACTGCAGAGCAATATACCCTTTAA
- the flgL gene encoding flagellar hook-associated protein FlgL: MRISNNMLSRNLLLNLWAAQGRMDKLQNQMSTGQKINRPSDDPVGTENSLRFKSNISYLNQLKANAKEGIAYMDTTDDVMGEMSLMIQRAKELAVHAMNTSTVNDEDRKKIAIEIDQIREHVIELANTKVGTKYIFGGTANVEPFPKGATGWQGSDDTKKFQVGGDLSIEVSVNGHDLFGAGWEYTPKTPATDPPTYEYQETGASGIAMFDTLAQLSKALNESNINGVDDGTGTEEDGVEVLLSKLELQADHISDVRAQLGARQNRMDSVYTQLDSTSANLGDSLANVLYADIAETLVNFKTQDSIYQAALSVGTKIIQPSLADFLR; this comes from the coding sequence TTGCGAATTTCCAATAATATGCTTTCCCGCAATCTACTCCTTAATCTCTGGGCGGCTCAAGGCCGCATGGATAAACTGCAGAATCAAATGTCCACTGGACAAAAAATTAACCGTCCCTCCGACGATCCCGTAGGGACGGAGAATTCTCTGCGTTTTAAAAGCAACATATCCTACCTGAATCAACTGAAAGCCAATGCCAAGGAGGGCATTGCTTACATGGATACGACAGATGATGTCATGGGTGAAATGAGCCTTATGATCCAACGGGCCAAAGAGCTGGCTGTGCATGCTATGAATACATCCACGGTGAATGATGAGGACCGTAAAAAGATCGCCATTGAAATCGATCAAATTCGGGAGCATGTCATTGAGTTAGCCAATACCAAAGTAGGTACTAAATATATTTTTGGCGGGACAGCCAATGTGGAACCCTTTCCCAAAGGAGCTACCGGCTGGCAAGGCTCTGATGATACGAAGAAATTCCAGGTGGGCGGCGATTTAAGTATCGAAGTCTCGGTCAATGGGCATGATTTATTCGGAGCGGGCTGGGAATATACCCCCAAGACCCCTGCCACCGATCCTCCTACCTACGAGTACCAGGAAACCGGTGCTTCAGGGATTGCTATGTTTGATACCCTGGCTCAATTAAGCAAAGCCTTGAACGAATCGAACATCAATGGTGTGGATGATGGCACGGGGACAGAGGAAGACGGCGTGGAGGTCCTGCTCAGCAAACTGGAACTGCAAGCGGATCATATCTCCGATGTGCGCGCTCAACTGGGTGCACGGCAAAATCGTATGGATTCGGTCTATACCCAGCTGGATTCCACCTCTGCCAATCTCGGAGATTCACTTGCTAACGTTCTTTACGCCGATATCGCGGAGACTCTGGTGAACTTTAAGACTCAGGACAGCATTTATCAGGCTGCTCTTTCTGTGGGAACGAAGATTATTCAGCCCTCCCTGGCAGATTTCCTGAGATAA
- a CDS encoding flagellar motor protein MotB — MARKRIEEPEKDNSERWLLTYSDLITLLMIFFVVMYSMSKVDAEKFQSIAESLSVALGGGTRVEIGASPSGPSLIETYPTNKPQEGKAPEDGEGNGDGTGADMENMTIETIKQKLDKFAADNGIETKLVSSIEERGLVISIQDTLLFESGAAVITPKAREILDKINNVLASAPNYIKVEGHTDNLPINTNRFPSNWELSVLRATNVVHIMQEIIPAEQLSATGYGEYRPLTSNDTEAGRARNRRVDLVILRSKYDLTEPGQSLEADPTSGTSALR; from the coding sequence ATGGCTAGAAAACGAATTGAAGAACCAGAAAAAGACAATTCCGAGCGTTGGCTTCTGACCTATTCGGACCTGATCACCCTGCTCATGATTTTCTTTGTCGTGATGTACTCCATGAGCAAGGTGGATGCGGAGAAATTCCAATCCATAGCGGAGTCCCTCAGCGTCGCTTTAGGGGGAGGCACCCGGGTGGAAATCGGTGCCTCACCTTCGGGACCGAGCTTGATTGAAACTTATCCCACTAACAAACCGCAAGAAGGAAAAGCGCCTGAGGATGGCGAAGGAAATGGTGACGGCACCGGTGCCGATATGGAGAATATGACGATTGAAACCATCAAGCAAAAGCTGGATAAATTTGCTGCAGATAATGGCATCGAAACCAAGCTGGTCTCCTCTATTGAAGAACGGGGACTGGTCATCAGCATTCAGGATACCCTCCTCTTCGAGAGCGGAGCTGCAGTCATCACCCCCAAGGCCCGGGAAATCCTCGATAAAATCAACAATGTTCTTGCTTCAGCGCCGAACTACATTAAAGTGGAAGGGCATACGGATAATCTCCCCATTAACACCAACCGGTTCCCCAGCAACTGGGAGCTTTCCGTCCTGCGGGCCACCAATGTGGTACACATCATGCAGGAGATCATCCCCGCTGAACAGCTCTCCGCTACCGGTTATGGAGAATACCGTCCCCTTACTTCCAACGACACTGAGGCCGGACGAGCAAGAAACCGCCGGGTTGACCTGGTTATCCTCCGCTCCAAATATGACTTAACGGAGCCCGGACAGTCCCTGGAAGCCGATCCGACTTCAGGAACTTCCGCACTCCGTTAA
- the fliW gene encoding flagellar assembly protein FliW, with amino-acid sequence MKIESTRFGTLEVTSEQIIRFPHGIPGFLDEKAFVHLPHDENSPFSFLQSTAEADLSFLLVEPFSFIPEYEFVLGDEMAGELELSEENPPQVFLIGTVREKITDMTVNLLAPIVVNRNKGIGRQIILDKTEYSIRHKLFPEAQAQGTPEGGE; translated from the coding sequence ATGAAGATAGAATCCACACGATTTGGAACCCTTGAAGTGACTTCTGAGCAGATCATTCGTTTTCCCCATGGCATTCCAGGCTTTCTCGACGAGAAAGCCTTTGTCCATTTGCCCCATGATGAAAACAGTCCTTTTTCCTTCCTTCAATCCACGGCAGAAGCGGATTTGTCCTTTCTGCTGGTGGAGCCCTTTTCTTTCATTCCAGAGTATGAGTTCGTTCTGGGCGACGAAATGGCCGGGGAATTGGAACTTTCGGAAGAAAATCCTCCCCAGGTGTTTCTGATTGGCACGGTGAGAGAGAAGATAACTGACATGACTGTCAATCTCCTGGCCCCCATCGTTGTTAATAGGAATAAGGGTATCGGCAGACAGATTATCCTTGATAAAACGGAGTATTCCATCCGCCACAAGCTTTTCCCTGAGGCCCAAGCTCAGGGAACTCCTGAAGGAGGCGAGTAA
- a CDS encoding M28 family metallopeptidase, whose protein sequence is MQTRRIFLKMLFGLGAFTLPWIGFDNKLKAAIEPLMKQPKVKLYVVPPEAQTIYEYFQSASLNRTAMDDILALSSPEMEGRRTGQAGEGRASQYLSRELSMLGLKPMGDNDKSYAHAFTIHEVKETFVGNRLTFTVGNPDHLRAPSLNILGGLKGDTEEIILVSAHYDHLGIFEGQLYPGANDNASGVGCVLDVIRRLVRENTVPKKTLVFAFWSGEEMGFLGSKAFVRNPSFPLDRIKAVINVDTIGNGMIGNFGLWADDKAGIAVEAVQKAAAEVSASAMVVSGNGHNSDQLTFAKAGIPAVTLLSREWLENNHTTQDTMGIVKREQVKLATEIVYGAVRNLAF, encoded by the coding sequence ATGCAAACACGACGGATTTTTTTGAAAATGCTATTTGGTCTGGGAGCCTTCACTTTACCGTGGATCGGCTTTGACAACAAGTTAAAAGCGGCGATTGAGCCTTTAATGAAGCAACCCAAGGTCAAGCTCTACGTGGTCCCGCCGGAAGCCCAAACGATTTATGAGTATTTCCAATCGGCAAGCCTCAACAGAACAGCTATGGATGATATTCTGGCTCTGAGCTCTCCGGAAATGGAAGGGAGACGAACCGGTCAGGCGGGAGAGGGAAGAGCTTCCCAGTATCTGTCCCGGGAGCTGAGCATGCTGGGACTCAAGCCCATGGGGGATAATGATAAGAGTTATGCCCATGCCTTTACAATTCATGAAGTCAAAGAAACTTTTGTAGGTAACCGCTTAACCTTTACTGTAGGTAACCCTGACCATCTTCGGGCCCCCAGCCTGAATATTCTCGGCGGCCTTAAGGGTGACACGGAGGAGATTATCCTGGTTTCAGCCCATTATGATCATCTGGGGATCTTTGAAGGGCAGCTGTACCCGGGGGCAAATGACAACGCTTCCGGAGTAGGCTGTGTCCTTGATGTGATTAGGCGGCTGGTTCGGGAGAATACGGTTCCCAAGAAGACTCTGGTCTTTGCCTTTTGGAGTGGGGAAGAGATGGGCTTTTTGGGCTCGAAAGCCTTTGTCAGGAATCCCAGTTTCCCCCTAGACAGAATAAAGGCCGTTATCAACGTAGATACCATCGGTAACGGCATGATTGGCAATTTTGGCCTTTGGGCGGACGATAAGGCCGGGATAGCAGTTGAGGCTGTGCAAAAGGCTGCCGCTGAAGTGAGCGCCAGCGCTATGGTGGTTTCCGGCAATGGTCATAACAGCGACCAGCTTACCTTTGCTAAAGCGGGCATCCCGGCGGTAACCCTTCTGTCCCGGGAATGGCTGGAAAATAACCACACCACTCAGGATACGATGGGGATAGTTAAACGGGAGCAGGTTAAGCTGGCTACGGAAATTGTTTATGGAGCGGTCAGGAACCTCGCTTTTTAG
- a CDS encoding flagellar protein FlgN: MPEIKQLNENLQQQAALYQELKQYAQKKQQALLRNDLQEIEATTIREEQLLLEATRLEKERLLWTERAARYLGKAPETITLKELAERFPELTDVRAELENVVMNLKEVNELNNQLLKQAMKVTNLTVSIMTAQPNGSTYNRPGEKENESKTVRFLDRSI; this comes from the coding sequence GTGCCTGAGATTAAGCAATTAAATGAAAATTTACAGCAACAAGCGGCTCTCTACCAAGAACTCAAACAATATGCCCAAAAGAAGCAACAGGCACTGCTCAGAAACGATCTTCAAGAAATTGAAGCCACGACTATCCGGGAAGAGCAGCTTCTTCTCGAAGCCACCCGTTTGGAAAAGGAGCGGCTTCTCTGGACTGAGCGGGCAGCCCGGTACCTGGGGAAAGCACCTGAAACCATTACCTTAAAAGAATTAGCTGAGCGTTTTCCGGAGTTAACCGATGTGAGGGCTGAACTGGAAAACGTAGTGATGAATTTAAAAGAAGTCAATGAACTCAATAACCAGCTTCTTAAGCAGGCCATGAAAGTGACGAACTTAACCGTTAGTATTATGACCGCACAACCCAACGGCAGCACCTATAACCGCCCTGGGGAAAAAGAAAATGAATCCAAAACGGTTCGTTTTCTCGATCGAAGTATTTAG
- the flgK gene encoding flagellar hook-associated protein FlgK: protein MRSTFSGLELARRALESQQIALDTTGHNIANANTIGYTRQVVNLQATSPDSIPGMGHYLSIGTGVTVQSIERARDIFIDRQFRWENSKQEYWATRENTLAQIEGLLNEPSDNSLSNDLTQFWSAWSVLANNPENLGARSVILERAATLADTLHHIDQQITEAQKSLDSSVRVQIDQINSYANQIQELNFQIKKVQITGDNPNDLLDKRDALIDDLSKLVNVRVVESRDPNFTDREVNIFKLYIGNEKATNQILVDDTKAYQLATPETTDADGLPFAEVKWAAGHPQAGASVDLGEGQGELQSSILMRGSGFEYSAGDTKATAHLAYLRDQFNQLARGIAEALNAIHRTGIDKEGNFGEDFFTSADGNPISAGNIKVNQDLIDDPWKIATGKDNFGDGEIAKALSSLATGWTGLTDLYLKNPAGNTVLIDPATGAITTDTAAGRPMAWATSADTPLKYPVGHPLEGDPILIDPATGTITTDTAIGKPVVLAQTPPLSASSIGDYYGAALAELGVDAQQATRMKESQAVLVTHMYNQRQSVVGVNMDEEITNLIKFQKSYTAAARIVTMLDSMLDTIVNGMGVTR from the coding sequence ATGCGCTCCACATTTTCCGGCTTAGAGTTAGCCAGACGGGCCTTGGAATCCCAGCAGATTGCTTTGGATACCACAGGGCACAATATTGCCAACGCCAACACCATAGGTTATACACGCCAAGTGGTTAATTTGCAGGCGACATCACCCGATAGCATCCCCGGCATGGGGCATTACTTAAGCATCGGTACAGGGGTCACCGTTCAGAGCATCGAGCGGGCCCGGGATATTTTTATCGATCGGCAATTCCGCTGGGAGAATTCCAAACAAGAGTACTGGGCAACCCGTGAAAATACCCTGGCGCAGATCGAAGGGCTCCTCAATGAACCTTCGGATAACAGCTTGAGTAATGATTTGACCCAATTTTGGAGTGCCTGGAGTGTGCTGGCCAATAATCCGGAAAATTTAGGCGCCCGTTCCGTCATTTTGGAGAGAGCGGCCACTCTCGCCGATACTCTCCATCATATCGATCAGCAGATTACTGAGGCACAAAAGAGCCTCGACTCCAGCGTGCGGGTTCAGATCGACCAGATTAATAGCTATGCCAACCAGATCCAGGAGCTGAATTTTCAGATTAAGAAGGTGCAAATCACCGGAGACAATCCCAATGACCTGTTGGATAAACGGGATGCCCTGATCGATGACCTTTCCAAGCTGGTCAATGTCCGGGTCGTGGAAAGCCGGGATCCTAACTTTACAGATCGGGAAGTCAATATCTTTAAATTGTACATCGGCAATGAAAAAGCCACCAACCAGATCCTGGTCGATGATACCAAGGCTTATCAGCTGGCGACACCCGAGACAACCGACGCAGACGGGTTACCCTTTGCCGAAGTGAAATGGGCTGCGGGGCATCCTCAAGCCGGTGCTTCCGTGGACTTGGGTGAAGGTCAAGGAGAGCTTCAGTCCAGCATCCTGATGCGGGGTTCCGGATTCGAGTATTCTGCAGGTGATACCAAAGCCACTGCTCATCTGGCCTATCTGCGGGATCAGTTTAATCAATTGGCCAGAGGTATCGCCGAAGCGTTGAATGCCATTCATAGGACAGGGATAGATAAGGAAGGCAATTTCGGGGAAGATTTCTTTACCTCTGCCGATGGAAACCCGATTAGCGCCGGTAATATTAAAGTGAATCAAGATCTCATCGATGACCCATGGAAAATTGCTACCGGAAAAGATAACTTCGGCGATGGAGAAATCGCCAAAGCTCTTAGTTCTCTTGCTACAGGATGGACAGGGCTTACCGATTTATACCTGAAGAACCCTGCAGGAAATACTGTTCTTATCGATCCGGCCACTGGAGCGATAACCACGGATACGGCCGCCGGGCGGCCTATGGCTTGGGCAACGAGTGCGGATACTCCATTGAAGTACCCTGTAGGACACCCTCTAGAAGGAGACCCTATTCTTATCGATCCTGCCACCGGGACCATAACCACGGATACGGCCATCGGGAAACCTGTTGTCCTGGCTCAGACTCCGCCTTTATCGGCATCTTCCATCGGTGATTATTATGGGGCAGCTCTCGCCGAACTGGGGGTCGATGCCCAGCAAGCCACCCGGATGAAGGAAAGTCAGGCCGTCCTTGTCACCCATATGTATAATCAGCGGCAATCCGTGGTCGGAGTAAACATGGATGAAGAAATTACGAACCTGATCAAATTCCAGAAGAGTTATACTGCGGCAGCGCGGATCGTGACCATGCTGGACAGTATGCTGGATACTATCGTCAATGGCATGGGTGTTACCCGTTAG
- the csrA gene encoding carbon storage regulator CsrA, translated as MLALTRKAGERIVIGDNIVVTVVAIKGDSIRLTIDAPKEIKIYRGEIYDAIAAENKEAAVLMDLAELTALKEFHIKK; from the coding sequence ATGCTGGCACTCACCCGTAAAGCAGGAGAGCGCATCGTGATCGGCGACAACATCGTCGTAACCGTCGTCGCTATAAAAGGGGACAGTATCCGCCTCACCATTGATGCTCCGAAAGAGATCAAAATCTACCGGGGTGAAATCTATGATGCCATTGCAGCGGAGAATAAAGAGGCCGCCGTTCTCATGGATCTGGCAGAGCTGACTGCTTTAAAGGAGTTTCATATCAAAAAATAG
- a CDS encoding flagellar protein FlaG codes for MDMTAVKQPSVQTPANNYVANPEVAKPADLALNKPTAANKSESGKNQSQSQFGDKGKEELTREDASKLAEHLNKFMVTVNADLRFEMHDGTQRLMVKFIDIKNNQVIKEFPPHELLDTLAAIRDYVGVLLDKRV; via the coding sequence ATGGATATGACTGCAGTAAAACAACCCTCAGTTCAAACGCCTGCGAACAACTATGTGGCGAATCCGGAGGTTGCCAAACCCGCTGATCTGGCGCTGAATAAACCCACAGCGGCCAATAAATCAGAATCCGGGAAAAACCAATCCCAGTCCCAGTTCGGGGATAAGGGTAAGGAAGAACTTACTCGTGAGGATGCGAGTAAATTAGCCGAGCATCTTAATAAATTTATGGTGACAGTCAATGCCGATCTTCGATTTGAAATGCATGACGGAACTCAACGACTTATGGTTAAGTTCATCGATATAAAGAATAACCAGGTAATCAAGGAATTCCCTCCTCATGAGTTGCTGGATACTTTGGCGGCGATACGGGATTATGTAGGGGTTCTCTTGGACAAGAGAGTATGA
- a CDS encoding DUF6470 family protein codes for MLRLSMRSYPIRLEYTIQNAQLNMKKHLPMVEMENIRPQLQISQPAGKLTIDSTEYYHSMGLKTRAALSQENYDRGRKAALEGIAAIVEKGNRLAQISNPAINAIADMAYESSFEKKGELSFEPIVAPSVRYEASPAQIEVIPGKLNYNLVRGRVDADYQPGKVDIQVTQYPRLDISVVDVKV; via the coding sequence TTGCTCCGACTCAGCATGAGGAGTTACCCCATTCGCTTGGAGTATACGATACAGAATGCCCAGTTGAATATGAAGAAACATCTTCCCATGGTTGAAATGGAGAACATCCGTCCCCAGCTGCAAATCAGCCAACCGGCGGGGAAATTAACCATTGATAGTACGGAGTATTATCATTCCATGGGCCTCAAAACCAGGGCTGCTCTTTCCCAGGAAAACTACGATCGCGGCAGGAAGGCGGCCTTGGAAGGTATCGCAGCCATCGTGGAGAAGGGCAACCGTCTGGCCCAGATCAGTAATCCCGCCATCAACGCTATTGCCGACATGGCCTATGAATCCAGTTTTGAGAAAAAAGGGGAGCTCAGCTTTGAGCCTATCGTTGCTCCCTCTGTCCGCTATGAGGCCAGCCCGGCTCAGATCGAAGTTATTCCGGGCAAACTTAATTACAACCTGGTGAGGGGAAGAGTGGATGCAGATTACCAGCCCGGAAAAGTGGACATCCAGGTGACTCAGTATCCACGACTGGATATCTCCGTAGTAGATGTTAAAGTGTAG
- the flgM gene encoding flagellar biosynthesis anti-sigma factor FlgM, which translates to MKIDGTSMSSIGSIQATNRVASITPKAAIPGQEQDGIKVSGRGQIYQSLLQKVREIPEVREERIREIIEQINKGEFKIDAQVIAGKLLDQE; encoded by the coding sequence ATGAAAATAGATGGAACATCAATGTCCTCGATCGGCAGCATCCAGGCAACCAACCGAGTGGCATCCATCACCCCAAAAGCTGCAATACCCGGTCAGGAACAGGATGGGATTAAAGTCTCCGGCAGGGGACAGATCTATCAAAGCCTCTTGCAGAAAGTCAGAGAGATTCCTGAAGTTCGTGAAGAAAGGATTCGTGAAATTATAGAGCAGATCAATAAAGGTGAGTTCAAGATCGATGCCCAAGTCATTGCCGGTAAGCTGCTCGATCAGGAATGA
- a CDS encoding flagellar motor protein: protein MDISTLLGIIIGFGALILGFILEGGHVSSLFLLPPAIIVFGGTFGAVFASFPLKEMKKLSTWLKIAFTDKSYGTLEAYETLIRFAEKARREGLLSLEQELEEVEDRFTRQGMQLVIDGTDPDITREILESNIAVMEKRHKVGISVFEAAGGYSPTLGIIGTVMGLVHVLGNLTDPDSLSKSIAGAFLATLYGVAFANLLYLPIATKLKQKDKIEVASMEMIMDGILSIQAGENPSILKEKLKTHLGNIMEPANSRNE, encoded by the coding sequence ATGGATATTTCAACATTATTAGGAATTATTATCGGTTTTGGAGCATTGATTCTCGGGTTTATCCTCGAAGGGGGGCATGTGAGCTCTTTGTTTCTGCTTCCCCCCGCCATTATTGTTTTTGGCGGCACCTTCGGAGCAGTCTTTGCCAGCTTTCCTTTAAAGGAGATGAAAAAATTATCCACCTGGCTGAAGATTGCTTTTACTGATAAAAGTTATGGTACACTGGAAGCATACGAGACCCTCATTCGCTTTGCGGAGAAAGCTCGCCGGGAAGGTCTGCTCAGTCTTGAACAAGAGCTGGAAGAAGTTGAAGATCGTTTTACACGTCAGGGAATGCAGCTGGTCATTGACGGTACGGATCCGGATATCACCCGGGAGATCCTTGAATCCAATATTGCCGTGATGGAGAAACGCCATAAAGTCGGCATTTCCGTCTTCGAAGCCGCAGGGGGTTATAGCCCCACCTTAGGGATTATCGGTACGGTCATGGGACTGGTCCACGTCTTGGGCAATCTCACGGACCCGGACTCCCTTTCTAAATCCATCGCCGGAGCCTTTTTGGCTACCTTGTATGGTGTGGCTTTTGCTAATCTTCTCTATCTGCCCATCGCCACGAAACTTAAGCAAAAAGATAAAATTGAAGTCGCCTCCATGGAAATGATTATGGATGGGATTCTATCCATTCAAGCCGGGGAAAACCCCTCCATCCTTAAAGAGAAATTAAAAACTCATCTTGGCAATATCATGGAGCCGGCAAACTCACGGAACGAGTAA
- a CDS encoding flagellin, translating to MIINHNMSAINTYRQLTTNNSNNAKSLEKLSSGLRINRAGDDAAGLAISEKMRGQIRGLDQAQRNAQDSISLIQTAEGALNETHSILQRMRELAVQASNDTNSTTDRDEIQKEIDQLTDEIDRIANTTEFNTQKLLDGSKKGLVKAENAKAEIELNTKANITGVSVTTSAGTSATIIITRTNDSSTGFAAGDFSIGDPSSTSASLTSGTTISMAGGATITLSGDDLSKLAVGESITISIKAKVDVSNNVEDAFSMQIGANSGQNILVGINNMKAEKIGVRGTDGKALDVSDYKNATAAIKTINNAIETVSAERSKLGAVQNRLEHTINNLGTSSENLTAAESRIRDVDMAKEMMNFQKNNILSQAAQAMLAQANQQPQGVLQLLR from the coding sequence ATGATTATTAACCACAATATGTCGGCGATTAACACCTATCGTCAATTGACAACGAACAACAGCAACAATGCTAAGTCTTTGGAAAAGCTTTCTTCCGGTCTCCGCATCAACCGCGCCGGCGACGATGCTGCGGGTCTGGCTATCTCCGAAAAAATGCGCGGCCAAATCCGTGGTTTGGACCAAGCTCAACGGAATGCCCAAGACTCCATCTCCCTTATCCAAACGGCTGAAGGAGCTTTGAATGAAACTCACAGCATTCTCCAACGGATGCGTGAACTGGCTGTTCAAGCGTCTAACGATACCAACTCCACCACAGACCGTGATGAAATACAAAAGGAAATTGATCAATTAACTGATGAAATCGACCGGATTGCCAATACCACCGAGTTCAATACCCAGAAGCTTTTGGATGGATCTAAGAAAGGTCTTGTTAAAGCAGAGAATGCTAAAGCTGAAATTGAACTGAACACTAAGGCTAATATTACTGGTGTTTCCGTTACTACTAGTGCAGGAACAAGTGCGACGATCATCATCACTCGTACGAATGATTCTTCTACCGGTTTTGCAGCTGGTGACTTTAGCATTGGAGATCCGTCTTCTACTTCGGCTAGCTTAACCTCGGGAACAACAATCTCTATGGCTGGTGGCGCTACGATAACATTATCGGGCGACGATCTATCTAAGCTTGCTGTTGGTGAGAGCATCACAATCAGTATCAAGGCTAAGGTCGATGTAAGCAATAATGTAGAAGATGCTTTCAGCATGCAGATTGGTGCTAACAGCGGGCAAAATATTCTCGTGGGTATTAACAACATGAAAGCAGAAAAAATCGGAGTCCGTGGTACGGATGGCAAAGCACTTGATGTAAGTGACTATAAAAATGCAACCGCTGCCATTAAAACAATTAACAATGCTATTGAGACAGTATCGGCAGAGCGTTCCAAACTTGGGGCTGTTCAAAACCGCTTAGAACACACTATTAACAACCTGGGAACATCCTCTGAAAATCTAACCGCCGCTGAATCCCGTATCCGTGATGTAGATATGGCGAAGGAAATGATGAACTTCCAAAAGAACAACATTCTTTCCCAAGCTGCACAAGCGATGCTGGCTCAGGCCAATCAACAACCTCAAGGTGTTCTTCAGCTTCTTCGTTAA